A genome region from Aphelocoma coerulescens isolate FSJ_1873_10779 chromosome Z unlocalized genomic scaffold, UR_Acoe_1.0 ChrZ, whole genome shotgun sequence includes the following:
- the LOC138103353 gene encoding myogenesis-regulating glycosidase-like, which yields MDSQITHRSGKHGNVPKGDAKGRHLPENVTPVKQKPSKELRPMLGAILLGLILFIAAVVAWCYYTVSLWKAERLKTELMDLRADGFIIRNQHGEVVFRLAFRSGSLDLESCSKEGEILSCSRSSRGPLNFFIQTVKPKDTVMCYRVRWEELEAGPAVEHTMFWEDAHWYGGSEMSTQHWPIRLAGYQEPVPYVTSDVYSFRDSFGGILERYWLSSKAAAIKINDSVPFHLGFNATERTLFFQARYKDSPYKPPPGQQPFPELSYRVCVGSDVTSIHKYMVRRYFNKPSKIPAENAFRYPIWSTWALYKKDIDQDKVLNFVRDIKKYHFNCSHIEIDDMYTQAYGDFDFDPVKFPNVTEMFAKLREDGFKVTLWTHPFTHIDSSNFGVGIERQLFIKEPSGQLPAMVEWWNGIGAILDFTNPAARDWFQSHLRQLRHKYGISSFKFDAGETSYLPKQFSTFRPLSDPSIWSRRYTEMAIPFYELAEVRVGYQSQNISCFFRIIDRDSVWGYELGLKSLIPTVLTISMLGYPFVLPDMIGGNFLPNKTERAVEIPDRELYVRWLELSAFMPSMQFSIPPWLYDKEVVEIAQKFTELHESLVAPLLLELAGEVTDTGDPIIRPIWWISPRDEATHRIDSQFLIGDTLMVAPVLEMGKQERDVYLPAGKWRSYKGELFEKTPVLLTDYPVDLDEVAYFLWVS from the coding sequence ATGGACAGTCAAATTACCCACCGATCGGGAAAACATGGAAACGTTCCAAAGGGGGATGCCAAAGGAAGGCACTTGCCTGAAAATGTCACACCAGTGAAGCAGAAGCCCTCCAAGGAGCTGAGGCCCATGTTGGGCGCCATCTTGCTGGGCCTCATCCTGTTCATTGCTGCGGTGGTGGCCTGGTGCTACTACACGGTGTCCCTGTGGAAGGCGGAGCGGCTCAAGACGGAGCTGATGGACCTGCGGGCGGACGGCTTCATCATCCGCAACCAGCACGGGGAGGTGGTGTTCCGGCTGGCCTTCCGCTCGGGCAGCCTGGACCTGGAGTCGTGCTCCAAGGAGGGCGAGATCCTGAGCTGCTCGCGCTCGAGCCGGGGGCCGCTCAACTTCTTCATCCAGACAGTGAAGCCCAAGGACACGGTGATGTGCTACCGCGTGcgctgggaggagctggaggccGGCCCGGCCGTGGAGCACACCATGTTCTGGGAGGACGCCCACTGGTACGGGGGCTCGGAGATGAGCACCCAGCACTGGCCCATCCGCCTGGCCGGCTACCAGGAGCCCGTGCCCTACGTGACCAGCGATGTCTACTCCTTCCGCGACAGCTTTGGCGGCATCCTGGAGCGCTACTGGCTCTCCTCCAAGGCGGCGGCCATCAAGATCAACGACTCCGTGCCCTTCCACTTGGGCTTCAACGCCACCGAGCGCACTCTCTTCTTCCAGGCCCGCTACAAGGACTCGCCCTACAAGCCCCCACCAGGCCAGCAGCCCTTCCCTGAGCTCAGCTACCGCGTCTGCGTGGGCTCTGACGTCACCTCCATCCACAAGTACATGGTGCGCAGGTACTTCAACAAGCCCTCCAAGATCCCTGCTGAGAACGCCTTCCGATACCCCATATGGTCCACCTGGGCCCTCTACAAGAAAGATATTGACCAGGATAAAGTTCTGAATTTTGTAAGAGACATTAAGAAGTACCATTTTAACTGCAGCCACATTGAGATCGATGACATGTACACCCAAGCCTATGGGGACTTTGACTTTGACCCTGTCAAGTTCCCCAACGTAACAGAGATGTTTGCAAAGCTGAGGGAAGATGGGTTTAAGGTCACTCTGTGGACTCATCCTTTCACACACATAGATTCTTCCAATTTTGGTGTGGGGATTGAGCGTCAGCTGTTCATCAAGGAGCCGTCAGGGCAGCTGCCAGCCATGGTGGAGTGGTGGAACGGCATTGGGGCCATCCTGGACTTCACCAACCCAGCAGCCCGGGACTGGTTCCAGAGCCACCTGCGTCAACTCCGGCACAAGTACGGCATCTCCTCCTTCAAGTTTGACGCGGGTGAGACCAGCTACCTGCCCAAGCAGTTCAGCACCTTCCGCCCGCTATCGGACCCCAGCATCTGGTCCCGGCGCTACACAGAGATGGCCATCCCCTTCTACGAGCTGGCTGAGGTGCGGGTGGGCTACCAGTCACAGAACATCTCCTGCTTCTTCCGCATCATTGACCGTGACTCTGTCTGGGGCTACGAGTTGGGCCTCAAGTCCCTCATCCCCACTGTGCTCACCATCAGCATGCTGGGGTACCCATTTGTGCTGCCGGATATGATTGGAGGAAACTTTCTCCCCAACAAAACGGAGAGGGCAGTGGAGATCCCTGACCGGGAGCTGTACGTGCGCTGGCTGGAGCTGTCTGCCTTCATGCCCTCCATGCAGTTCTCCATCCCACCCTGGCTCTACGacaaggaggtggtggagatTGCGCAGAAGTTCACGGAGCTCCACGAGTCGCTGGTGGCCCCgttgctgctggagctggcggGGGAGGTCACCGACACGGGCGACCCCATCATCCGTCCCATCTGGTGGATCTCCCCCCGTGACGAGGCCACTCACCGGATTGACTCCCAGTTCCTCATTGGGGACACCCTCATGGTGGCCCCGGTGCTGGAGATGGGCAAGCAGGAGCGGGATGTCTACCTGCCAGCGGGCAAGTGGCGCAGCTACAAGGGGGAGCTGTTTGAGAAGACCCCGGTGCTACTCACCGACTATCCCGTTGACCTGGACGAAGTTGCCTATTTCCTCTGGGTTTCCTAA
- the LOC138103515 gene encoding myogenesis-regulating glycosidase-like has translation MYTFLPESFTPVKQKPSKELRPMLGAILLGLILFIAAVVAWCYYTVSLRKAERLKTELMDLRADGFIIRNQHGEVVFRLAFRSGSLDLESCSKEGEILSCSRSSRGPLNFFIQTVKPKDTVMCYRVRWEELEAGPAVEHTMFWEDAHWYGGSEMSTQHWPIRLAGYQEPVPYVTSDVYSFRDSFGGILERYWLSSKAAAIKINDSVPFHLGFNATERTLFFQARYKDSPYKPPPGQQPFPELSYRVCVGSDVTSIHKYMVRRYFNKPSKIPAENAFRYPIWSTWALYKNDIDQDKLLRFAEKIKKYHFNCSHIEIDDMYTQAYGDFDFDPVKFPNVTEMFAKLREDGFKVTLWTHPFINYNSSNFGVGIERQLFIKEPSGRLPAMVEWWNGIGAILDFTNPAARDWFQSHLRQLRHKYGISSFKFDAGETSYLPKQFSTFRPLSDPSIWSRRYTEMAIPFYELAEVRVGYQSQNISCFFRIIDRDSVWGYELGLKSLIPTVLTISMLGYPFISADMIGGNFFPNKTNGAVEIPDRELYVRWLELSAFMPSMQFSIPPWLYDKEVVEIAQKFTELHESLVAPLLLELAGEVTDTGDPIIRPIWWISPRDEATHRIDSQFLIGDTLMVAPVLEMGKQERDVYLPAGKWRSYKGELFEKTPVLLTDYPVDLDEVAYFLWVS, from the coding sequence ATGTACACTTTCCTGCCAGAGAGTTTCACACCAGTGAAGCAGAAGCCCTCCAAGGAGCTGAGGCCCATGTTGGGCGCCATCTTGCTGGGCCTCATCCTGTTCATTGCTGCGGTGGTGGCCTGGTGCTACTACACGGTGTCCCTGCGGAAGGCGGAGCGGCTCAAGACGGAGCTGATGGACCTGCGGGCGGACGGCTTCATCATCCGCAACCAGCACGGGGAGGTGGTGTTCCGGCTGGCCTTCCGCTCGGGCAGCCTGGACCTGGAGTCGTGCTCCAAGGAGGGCGAGATCCTGAGCTGCTCGCGCTCGAGCCGGGGGCCGCTCAACTTCTTCATCCAGACGGTGAAGCCCAAGGACACGGTGATGTGCTACCGCGTGcgctgggaggagctggaggccGGCCCGGCCGTGGAGCACACCATGTTCTGGGAGGACGCCCACTGGTACGGGGGCTCGGAGATGAGCACCCAGCACTGGCCCATCCGCCTGGCCGGCTACCAGGAGCCCGTGCCCTACGTGACCAGCGATGTCTACTCCTTCCGCGACAGCTTTGGCGGCATCCTGGAGCGCTACTGGCTCTCCTCCAAGGCGGCAGCCATCAAGATCAACGACTCTGTGCCCTTCCACTTGGGCTTCAACGCCACCGAGCGCACTCTCTTCTTCCAGGCCCGCTACAAGGACTCGCCCTACAAGCCCCCGCCAGGCCAGCAGCCCTTCCCTGAGCTCAGCTACCGCGTCTGCGTGGGCTCTGACGTCACCTCCATCCACAAGTACATGGTGCGCAGGTACTTCAACAAGCCCTCCAAGATCCCTGCTGAGAACGCCTTCCGATACCCCATATGGTCCACCTGGGCCCTCTACAAGAATGATATTGACCAGGATAAACTCTTGCGATTTGCTGAAAAGATCAAGAAGTACCATTTTAACTGCAGCCACATTGAGATCGATGACATGTACACCCAAGCCTATGGGGACTTTGACTTTGACCCTGTCAAGTTCCCCAACGTAACAGAGATGTTTGCAAAGCTGAGGGAAGATGGGTTTAAGGTCACTCTGTGGACTCATCCTTTCATAAACTACAATTCCTCCAATTTTGGTGTGGGGATTGAGCGTCAGCTGTTCATCAAGGAGCCGTCAGGGCGGCTGCCAGCCATGGTGGAGTGGTGGAACGGCATTGGGGCCATCCTGGACTTCACCAACCCAGCAGCCCGGGACTGGTTCCAGAGCCACCTGCGCCAACTCCGGCACAAGTACGGCATCTCCTCCTTCAAGTTTGACGCGGGTGAGACCAGCTACCTGCCCAAGCAGTTCAGCACCTTCCGCCCACTATCGGACCCCAGCATCTGGTCCCGGCGCTACACAGAGATGGCCATCCCCTTCTACGAGCTGGCTGAGGTGCGGGTGGGCTACCAGTCACAGAACATCTCCTGCTTCTTCCGCATCATCGACCGTGACTCTGTCTGGGGCTACGAGTTGGGCCTCAAGTCCCTCATCCCCACTGTGCTCACCATCAGCATGCTGGGGTACCCCTTCATATCTGCGGACATGATAGGGggaaattttttccccaataagACCAATGGGGCAGTGGAGATCCCTGACCGGGAGCTGTACGTGCGCTGGCTGGAGCTGTCTGCCTTCATGCCCTCCATGCAGTTCTCCATCCCACCCTGGCTCTACGacaaggaggtggtggagatTGCGCAGAAGTTCACGGAGCTCCATGAGTCGCTGGTGGCCCCgttgctgctggagctggcggGGGAGGTCACCGACACGGGCGACCCCATCATCCGTCCCATCTGGTGGATCTCCCCCCGTGACGAGGCCACTCACCGGATTGACTCCCAGTTCCTCATTGGGGACACCCTCATGGTGGCCCCGGTGCTGGAGATGGGCAAGCAGGAGCGGGATGTCTACCTGCCAGCGGGCAAGTGGCGCAGCTACAAGGGGGAGCTGTTTGAGAAGACCCCGGTGCTACTCACCGACTATCCCGTTGACCTGGACGAAGTTGCCTATTTCCTCTGGGTTTCCTAA